The window ATTCAACAGAGCCGTTTTTCCGTTAACATTGTCGCGCTCCCCAGGAGAGTGAAACCCCACATCCCATATCGATGCTGCGACTTTCAGGTGCACGCTTCATGAAAAAAATGCCCGCCGATATCGTCCCACCTCATTGTTGAACCCATCTCGGCGGCCAGATGGCTGAAGTCAGACATCTGTGGCATCGATTTTCTAATATATCGGCAGTAATGTCACAAGAAAGTGATCAGAGCCGAAGCATAATATATATTTTTCTCAAAAGTGTCCAATAATAGTAATAAGGAAATAATGTAAAAACAACGATATTTTTGATCATAATTAGATTATAAATGATATAATCTGATATCCATTCATGGAAGAGCATAAATACGAGAAGTTGCGAATGTAATACTGAGGGGAGACCCTCTACGAGCCTTCTGGAGACAGATGCAGTCTCCAGAGGGGATTCCAAGGAGATGATGCATGAAGAAGACTCAAATTCTGGTACTGACACTATCCATGATGGTAGCTTTTGTTGCACCAGCACTGGCAGCCCAGAACCAGGAAGTCTCCCAGGGATCATATGATGCCGTTGTATACATCAACGGCACAAAGATCCTTGCAGAAGACAGCAACGGCCAGTTAATCAGCAGCGGAACTGCGGGAATTGATGACAGCAACGTCATACAGGCCGCAGTGAAGGCTATTAGCAATGGGACAGTTGTCCTGCAGGCCGGAACCTATACCCTGAACAGCCCGGCTAAGATCAGGGTATCAAACCCTGGGGCTGACATAGAAGACCCATCCGACGGGGCAAAGCCCTACAAGGCGCACTCCATCCCCGGTCGGATCAACTTCGTCGACTTTGACTTCGGAGGCGAAGGTGTTGCGTACCACGACACCGAAGCAGGCAACCAGGGCGGCTACACCTACCGCACTGACAATGCCGATGTCGATATCGGTAAGAGAGACGGTGTCAACACACCGGTCGTCTCACACACGTACGCTGGAGAGTGGCTCCAGTTCTCCGGGGTACAGGTAGCTGAGTCCGGAACGTATTCTGCGACGTTCTACACCAGCACCACACAGGACCAGATGTCCTTTAAGGTACTGGTCGATGGAAAAGAAGTCTCCACAGTCACGGTCCCCAACACCGGCAGCTGGTACACGTTTGCCCCCACCACGGTGAAGATCCCGCTCACCGCAGGAGTGCACACGATACAGGTTGCCATGGAGACCGGGTGGGCCGACATGGCCTACGTCGAGTTCGCAACCAATGCACCTACGCCCACGCCCACGGCCACACCGACCGTGACGCCGACGCCCACTGCAACGGCGACACCAAAGCCAACCCTGACGCCCACGCCAACACAAACCCCATCCGATGGGGTAAAGCCCTACAAGGCGCACTCCATCCCCGGTCGGATCAACTTCGTTGACTTTGACTTCGGAGGCGAAGGTGTTGCGTACCACGACACCGAAGCAGGCAACCAGGGCGGCTACACCTACCGCACTGACAGTGCCGACGTGGATACTGGCAGGCGGAACGGTCTTGATGTCCCGGTCGTTGCCCACACCTATGCTGGAGAGTGGATCCAGTTCTCCGATGTGCAGGTAGCCAAGTCCGGCACCTATGCAGCCACCTTCTACACCAGCACCACGGAAGATAAGATGTCCTTCTCGGTGCTGGTGGACGGAAAGAAGGTCGCCACGGTCAATGCGCCCAACACCGGCGACTGGTATACGTTTGCACCCACCACCGTCCAGATCCCACTCACCGCTGGAAAGCACACGGTGCGGGTCACCATGGACACCGGGTATACTGACCTTGCGTATGTCGAGTTTGCGACTGAAGCACCCACACCCACGCCCACAGCCACACCGACCGTGACGCCGACGCCTACCGCAACGGCGACACCTAAGCCAACCCTGACGCCGACACCAAAGCCGACCCAGACGCCAACACCAACCCCCAGCGACAAGGTCTACGGAGCGGATGCAAACCCGACCGGAAACCCCATCGGCGGCGGTGAAGGGTATACAGAGATCATCAGCCGAAACGACCCGCGTGTGAAGTACATCGTCGATACGCGGGATGAACTGCTCTCGGCCCTCAAGAACGCACGGTCCGGAGATGTTATCTACGTCGAAGGTAACGCGAACATCGACATGAGCGGCTACTTCAACGTTGGAGTGCCGGCCGGCGTGACCATCGCGAGCAACCGGGGCGAGGACGGAGCAGCAGGAGGGCGGATCTACCAGAAGCGGCTGTCCAGCGACTCAAAATCTCCGGACCTTCGGCCAATATTCATTACCAAAGGCTCTGGAGTGAGATTTACCGGTCTGCGCATAGATGGACCGGACACCGGAGTGAGCGTCTCGGAGTGGCGCGCTGGGATCCGTATTGAACACCCGATGGCCGAGATCGACAACTGTGAGATCACCGGCTGGGGTGGAGCCGCGATTGTCTTCTGGGGCACAGGATCTGCAAAGGATATGAAAGACGGCGGATATGTCCACCACAATTATATCCACCATTGCCAGGGATCGGGCTTTGGCTACGGTGTCGTCACCTATCTCGGATCCGTCTGCCTGATTGAGGCGAACTACTTCGACTACACCCGACACTCGATCGCCGGAGACGGGTCTGCCGGAAGCGGGTACGAAGCGAGATATAACATAAACGGCCCCAATGCCACCTATCAGAACTTCGACATGCACGGCAAGCCCAACTCCTCAGGCTCCGGGAAGATTGCGGGAGATCTCATCAAGATCCACCACAACACGTTCCTCGGCACAGAGCCTGCGGTTGCACCCCCGGTCGTCATCCGCGGCGTACCCCGTGTCGGAGCGTACATCGACCACAACTGGTTCTACTACACCAGTTATGCGCCAGTTTGGCAGGTCGACTCAAAAGGAGGCATCTACATAACGGATAACGTGATCGGGAAAGATAAGAAACTCTCCACATCTGGCCCGATACGTTACGTTACCTGGAATGAGTAGGTAGGACGGGTAAGAAAAACCCGTATAACCCTCCAAAACTTGCCCTTTTTTATTAAAAAGAGATTCCTTCCCATCTCAGATGTAATTTTCGAGGCATGACGGCAGAGAGAAGCACAGCACTCCTCCCCCAGCGTACGCAGGAGCTCTTCCCACCCTGTCTCAGTGCTCCATGGATTAACCCTCCCAACGCACTGAAGCATGCCTATGTTCAACAGAACACCTTCGAGCAAAAGGTTTATTACAGTTCTAGG of the Methanoculleus thermophilus genome contains:
- a CDS encoding carbohydrate-binding protein; translation: MKKTQILVLTLSMMVAFVAPALAAQNQEVSQGSYDAVVYINGTKILAEDSNGQLISSGTAGIDDSNVIQAAVKAISNGTVVLQAGTYTLNSPAKIRVSNPGADIEDPSDGAKPYKAHSIPGRINFVDFDFGGEGVAYHDTEAGNQGGYTYRTDNADVDIGKRDGVNTPVVSHTYAGEWLQFSGVQVAESGTYSATFYTSTTQDQMSFKVLVDGKEVSTVTVPNTGSWYTFAPTTVKIPLTAGVHTIQVAMETGWADMAYVEFATNAPTPTPTATPTVTPTPTATATPKPTLTPTPTQTPSDGVKPYKAHSIPGRINFVDFDFGGEGVAYHDTEAGNQGGYTYRTDSADVDTGRRNGLDVPVVAHTYAGEWIQFSDVQVAKSGTYAATFYTSTTEDKMSFSVLVDGKKVATVNAPNTGDWYTFAPTTVQIPLTAGKHTVRVTMDTGYTDLAYVEFATEAPTPTPTATPTVTPTPTATATPKPTLTPTPKPTQTPTPTPSDKVYGADANPTGNPIGGGEGYTEIISRNDPRVKYIVDTRDELLSALKNARSGDVIYVEGNANIDMSGYFNVGVPAGVTIASNRGEDGAAGGRIYQKRLSSDSKSPDLRPIFITKGSGVRFTGLRIDGPDTGVSVSEWRAGIRIEHPMAEIDNCEITGWGGAAIVFWGTGSAKDMKDGGYVHHNYIHHCQGSGFGYGVVTYLGSVCLIEANYFDYTRHSIAGDGSAGSGYEARYNINGPNATYQNFDMHGKPNSSGSGKIAGDLIKIHHNTFLGTEPAVAPPVVIRGVPRVGAYIDHNWFYYTSYAPVWQVDSKGGIYITDNVIGKDKKLSTSGPIRYVTWNE